A DNA window from Planctomycetota bacterium contains the following coding sequences:
- the trpC gene encoding indole-3-glycerol phosphate synthase TrpC, producing MPTILDKIVASKREEIAAAKRSTPLAAVERQLADAPPVRNFFAALAAGGPIRLIAEVKKASPSKGVIRADFKPVAIAREYAAHGASCISVLTDGPYFQGQLDDLRAVRAAVDVPVLRKDFILDEYQLFEARAAGADAALLIAECLDDCLLRSLVRRAIDLKLTPLVELYEPDNLQRVFDAGATLIGINNRNLHTFEVDLGHTIRMRERVPDECVLVGESGIATREDVLRLEAAGVDAMLVGETLMREPNVGAAVDRLLGR from the coding sequence ATGCCCACCATCCTCGACAAAATCGTCGCCAGCAAGCGAGAGGAGATCGCCGCCGCCAAGCGCTCGACTCCGCTGGCCGCGGTCGAGCGGCAACTGGCCGACGCGCCGCCGGTGCGCAACTTTTTCGCGGCGCTGGCGGCCGGGGGGCCGATCCGCCTGATCGCCGAAGTGAAGAAGGCCAGCCCCTCGAAGGGCGTGATTCGCGCCGATTTCAAACCGGTGGCGATTGCTCGCGAGTACGCCGCCCACGGCGCCAGTTGCATCAGCGTGCTGACCGACGGGCCCTACTTTCAGGGACAACTCGACGACCTGCGGGCGGTTCGCGCGGCTGTCGACGTGCCGGTGCTGCGCAAGGATTTCATCCTCGACGAGTATCAATTGTTCGAAGCCCGGGCCGCCGGGGCCGATGCCGCGCTGCTAATCGCCGAATGCCTCGACGATTGCCTGCTCCGCTCGCTGGTGCGCAGGGCGATCGACTTGAAGCTGACGCCGCTGGTCGAGTTGTACGAGCCTGACAATCTGCAACGGGTGTTCGACGCCGGAGCCACGTTGATCGGCATCAACAATCGCAACCTGCACACGTTCGAGGTCGACCTGGGACACACCATTCGCATGCGCGAGCGCGTGCCCGACGAGTGCGTGCTGGTCGGCGAAAGCGGCATCGCCACGCGCGAAGATGTGCTCCGGCTCGAGGCGGCCGGCGTTGACGCCATGCTGGTCGGCGAAACGCTGATGCGCGAGCCCAACGTCGGCGCCGCCGTCGACCGTCTGCTGGGACGGTAG
- a CDS encoding type II toxin-antitoxin system HicA family toxin has protein sequence MKRHAVIAHLRAHGCVLIREGARHSWWGNPTNGKRSAVPRHAEVDDHLVRKICRDLGIAEP, from the coding sequence GTGAAGCGTCATGCGGTGATTGCCCACTTGCGAGCACACGGCTGTGTATTGATTCGCGAGGGAGCCCGCCATTCGTGGTGGGGCAACCCAACGAATGGAAAACGCAGCGCAGTGCCGCGACACGCCGAGGTCGATGACCATCTAGTAAGAAAAATCTGTCGCGATCTTGGCATCGCGGAACCATAA
- a CDS encoding type II toxin-antitoxin system HicB family antitoxin: MQYKAVIQQRDAWWIGWVEEVPGVNSQGATREELLDNLTSALQEALEMNRADALAACQGPYEEVGIVA; encoded by the coding sequence ATGCAGTACAAAGCTGTGATTCAGCAGCGCGATGCGTGGTGGATTGGCTGGGTCGAGGAAGTGCCTGGCGTTAATTCACAAGGCGCGACTCGTGAAGAGTTGTTGGATAACCTGACCTCGGCTTTGCAAGAGGCGCTGGAAATGAACCGCGCCGACGCATTGGCCGCATGCCAGGGACCGTATGAAGAAGTGGGCATTGTCGCGTGA
- a CDS encoding sigma-70 family RNA polymerase sigma factor has protein sequence MYDALLDEFEDEETPNPEDAVELADKEDVVADEDMGDDIAVVEAEVEAEVKTDDLVLEASEETESWSDDPVRMYLTQMGEIPLLTRQQEIALAKEIEITRLRFRRMLLECDHVIKMAMKTLSRVYTGELPFDRTVQVSVTDRLEKDQILGRFPHNLRTLDVLLKQNWQDFRLALSKSRKTAERQAAWRRLARRRHRAVRLVEELGLRTQRIESSIPLLENFSRRIDELQMHIRNHKAARQPAEGRRHMVTEYRNLLCTLQETPTSLRNRINVLKDVYSRYQRAKRGLSEGNLRLVVSIAKKYRNRGLSFLDLIQEGNAGLMRAVDKFEYRRGFKFCTYATWWIRQAITRAVADQSRTIRIPVHMVETMSKVRNVSRQLLQELGREPTIEEVAKAAGTPMDETRRVLAMSRYPISLDRPVGNSEDSHFGDLLPDAGVESPAIGAAQEMLRTRINKVLKTLSYREREIIKLRYGLGDGYSYTLEEVGHIFKVTRERIRQIEAKAVRKLQQPSRSSELSGFLD, from the coding sequence TTGTACGACGCACTGTTGGACGAATTCGAAGACGAAGAAACTCCGAATCCCGAAGACGCGGTCGAACTGGCCGACAAGGAAGACGTCGTTGCCGACGAGGACATGGGCGACGACATCGCCGTCGTCGAGGCCGAAGTCGAGGCCGAGGTCAAGACTGACGATCTGGTGCTTGAGGCCAGCGAAGAGACCGAATCGTGGTCCGACGACCCGGTGCGGATGTATCTGACCCAGATGGGCGAGATTCCGTTGCTCACGCGGCAACAGGAAATCGCGCTGGCCAAGGAAATCGAAATCACCCGGCTGCGGTTCCGCCGCATGCTGCTCGAATGTGACCATGTGATCAAGATGGCCATGAAGACGCTCAGCCGCGTCTACACGGGCGAGCTGCCGTTCGATCGCACGGTGCAGGTCTCGGTGACCGACCGACTGGAGAAGGACCAGATTCTGGGCCGCTTCCCGCACAATCTCCGCACGCTCGACGTGCTGTTGAAGCAGAACTGGCAAGACTTCCGCCTGGCCCTGTCGAAGAGCCGCAAGACCGCCGAGCGGCAAGCCGCCTGGCGTCGCTTGGCGCGTCGTCGTCATCGCGCGGTGCGGTTGGTCGAAGAGTTGGGTCTGCGAACCCAGCGCATTGAATCGTCGATCCCGTTGCTCGAAAACTTTTCGCGCCGCATCGACGAGTTGCAAATGCACATCCGCAATCACAAGGCCGCGCGCCAGCCCGCCGAGGGGCGCCGTCACATGGTGACCGAGTACCGCAACTTGCTCTGCACGTTGCAAGAAACGCCGACCAGCTTGCGCAATCGCATCAATGTGCTCAAGGACGTCTATAGCCGCTATCAGCGGGCCAAGCGCGGCTTGTCGGAAGGCAACTTGCGACTGGTCGTCTCGATTGCCAAGAAGTACCGCAATCGCGGCCTCAGCTTCCTGGACTTGATCCAAGAAGGAAACGCCGGCCTGATGCGCGCGGTCGACAAGTTCGAGTACCGCCGCGGCTTCAAGTTCTGCACCTATGCCACGTGGTGGATTCGCCAGGCGATCACCCGCGCCGTGGCCGACCAGAGCCGCACCATTCGCATTCCGGTGCATATGGTCGAGACGATGTCCAAGGTCCGCAACGTCTCGCGGCAACTGCTGCAAGAACTGGGTCGCGAACCGACGATCGAGGAAGTGGCCAAGGCGGCCGGCACCCCGATGGACGAGACGCGTCGCGTGCTGGCGATGAGCCGGTATCCGATCAGCCTCGACCGACCGGTCGGCAACAGCGAGGACAGCCACTTTGGCGACTTGCTCCCCGACGCCGGCGTGGAAAGCCCCGCCATCGGCGCCGCGCAAGAGATGCTGCGCACTCGGATCAACAAGGTTCTGAAGACGCTCAGCTACCGCGAACGCGAGATCATCAAGCTGCGTTACGGCCTGGGCGACGGCTACAGCTACACGCTGGAAGAAGTCGGCCACATCTTCAAGGTGACCCGCGAACGCATCCGACAGATCGAAGCCAAGGCGGTTCGCAAGCTGCAGCAACCCAGCCGCAGTTCGGAACTCTCGGGCTTCCTGGACTAG
- the serC gene encoding 3-phosphoserine/phosphohydroxythreonine transaminase → MSQRIFNFSSGPAVLPVSVLERARDELLGLPNVGVSPLEISHRSPWCEGMFAETETNLRRLLSIPDNFKVLFLQGGARLQFSQIPMNLLRGTGKRAEYVVTGSWGQMALPEAKREGEVHTAYSSKATNFDRLPAANELDLDTSAAYVHITSNETIQGVQFASEPDVGSVPLVCDSSSDLLHRPVDMKRYGLLYACAQKNLGPAGATIVIIRDDLLARSSDELPTMMNYKSIAAEKSMLNTPPVFSVYIVNLVIKWLLNDIGGLPRMLDLNKRKAKLLYDVIDGSNGFYQGHAQPQFRSLMNVTFRLRDDATQDKFLKQAEAQGLHYLKGHRSVGGVRASIYNAMPLAGVEALADFMTDFLKRSG, encoded by the coding sequence ATGAGCCAACGGATTTTCAACTTCTCGTCGGGGCCTGCCGTGTTGCCTGTGTCGGTGCTGGAACGGGCGCGCGACGAGCTGCTGGGTCTGCCGAACGTCGGCGTTTCGCCGCTCGAAATCAGCCACCGCTCCCCCTGGTGCGAAGGAATGTTCGCCGAGACCGAAACCAACCTGCGGCGGCTGCTGTCGATTCCCGACAATTTCAAGGTGCTGTTCCTGCAAGGGGGCGCCCGGCTTCAATTCTCGCAAATCCCGATGAACCTGCTGCGCGGCACCGGCAAGCGAGCCGAGTACGTCGTGACCGGTTCGTGGGGACAAATGGCCCTCCCCGAGGCCAAGCGCGAAGGGGAAGTCCACACCGCCTATTCGAGCAAGGCGACCAACTTTGACCGGCTGCCGGCGGCGAACGAGTTGGACCTGGACACCTCGGCCGCCTATGTCCACATCACTAGCAACGAAACGATCCAGGGCGTGCAATTTGCCAGCGAGCCCGACGTCGGCTCGGTTCCGCTCGTCTGCGACAGCAGCAGCGATCTGCTCCATCGGCCCGTCGACATGAAGCGCTATGGGCTGCTGTACGCCTGTGCCCAAAAGAACCTCGGTCCGGCCGGCGCGACCATTGTGATCATTCGCGACGATCTGCTGGCCCGCAGCAGCGACGAGCTGCCCACGATGATGAACTACAAGTCGATCGCGGCCGAGAAGTCGATGCTCAACACGCCGCCGGTCTTTTCGGTCTATATCGTCAACCTGGTCATCAAGTGGCTGTTGAACGATATCGGCGGGCTGCCGCGAATGCTCGACTTGAACAAGCGGAAGGCTAAGCTGCTGTACGATGTGATCGACGGGAGCAACGGCTTCTACCAAGGGCACGCCCAGCCGCAGTTCCGCTCGCTGATGAACGTGACGTTCCGTCTGCGCGATGACGCCACGCAGGACAAGTTCCTCAAGCAGGCCGAGGCCCAGGGGCTGCACTACCTGAAGGGGCACCGCTCGGTCGGCGGCGTCCGGGCGTCGATCTACAACGCCATGCCGCTGGCCGGTGTCGAAGCCCTGGCCGACTTCATGACCGATTTCCTGAAACGCTCGGGCTAA
- a CDS encoding sulfatase-like hydrolase/transferase: MRFQLIRRWLWVAPALLAAAVCLAPVAARAGTDTRKPNVLIFLSDDVGYGEYGFQGATDIPTPNIDSIAKQGVRFTQGYVSGPYCSPTRAGLMTGRYQTRFGHEFNSVARQSGLALTETPFPARFKELGYSTCAVGKWHLGDKPEYRPFVRGFDEFYGTLANTPFYHPTAFVDTRVSKEVQKVEDKDFYTTDKYAERCVDWLEQHKNEPWLLYVPFNAQHAPLQSPQKYLDRFPNVTDEKRQLFSAMMSAMDDAVGRVMGKLRDMGQEENTLVFFLADNGGPTQSTTSRNGPLRGFKATTWEGGVRVPFCMQWKGHVPAGKTYENPIIQLDILPTCLAAAGQPIDPAWKLDGANLMPYLAGDVKEKPHQTLYWRFGQQWAVRDGDWKLLVGRGGGKEPELYNLATDIGESKDQASAERSTVERLQGLWAAWNAEQAPPSAPQEKGRVGKAPNKKQAAKRAAKRAQRRPAKRS; encoded by the coding sequence ATGCGCTTTCAACTGATTCGCCGCTGGTTATGGGTCGCGCCGGCGCTGCTGGCCGCGGCCGTTTGCCTGGCCCCTGTCGCCGCTCGGGCCGGGACCGACACGCGCAAGCCGAACGTGCTGATTTTTCTTTCCGACGACGTCGGCTATGGTGAGTACGGCTTTCAGGGCGCGACCGACATCCCCACGCCGAACATCGACTCGATCGCCAAGCAGGGGGTCCGCTTCACCCAAGGTTACGTCTCGGGCCCCTATTGCAGCCCGACGCGGGCCGGCCTGATGACCGGTCGCTACCAGACCCGCTTTGGCCACGAGTTCAACAGCGTGGCCCGGCAGAGCGGTCTGGCCCTGACCGAGACACCGTTCCCGGCCCGGTTCAAGGAGCTGGGCTATTCGACATGTGCGGTCGGCAAATGGCACCTGGGGGACAAGCCCGAGTATCGGCCGTTCGTCCGCGGCTTTGACGAGTTCTATGGCACGCTGGCCAACACGCCGTTCTATCACCCGACCGCGTTCGTCGACACCCGAGTGTCGAAGGAAGTGCAAAAGGTCGAGGACAAGGATTTCTATACCACCGACAAGTACGCCGAGCGCTGCGTCGATTGGCTCGAGCAGCACAAGAACGAGCCGTGGCTGTTGTATGTGCCGTTCAACGCCCAGCACGCGCCGCTGCAATCGCCGCAGAAGTACCTGGACCGGTTTCCGAACGTGACCGACGAGAAGCGGCAGTTGTTCTCGGCCATGATGTCGGCGATGGACGACGCCGTTGGCCGCGTGATGGGCAAGCTCCGCGACATGGGCCAGGAAGAAAACACGTTGGTCTTCTTCTTGGCCGACAACGGCGGCCCGACGCAATCGACCACGTCGCGCAACGGGCCGCTGCGCGGCTTCAAGGCCACGACTTGGGAAGGGGGCGTGCGGGTGCCGTTCTGCATGCAATGGAAAGGTCACGTCCCGGCCGGCAAGACGTACGAGAACCCGATCATTCAGCTCGACATTCTGCCCACCTGCCTGGCGGCGGCGGGCCAGCCGATCGATCCGGCCTGGAAGCTCGACGGCGCGAACCTGATGCCGTACCTCGCGGGTGACGTCAAGGAAAAGCCGCACCAGACGCTGTACTGGCGATTTGGCCAGCAATGGGCGGTTCGCGACGGCGATTGGAAGCTGCTGGTCGGTCGCGGCGGCGGGAAAGAGCCCGAGTTGTACAACCTGGCCACGGACATCGGCGAGTCCAAGGACCAGGCCAGCGCCGAGCGCTCGACGGTCGAGCGGCTGCAAGGGTTGTGGGCCGCCTGGAACGCCGAGCAAGCGCCCCCGTCGGCGCCGCAAGAGAAGGGACGCGTGGGCAAAGCTCCGAACAAGAAGCAAGCCGCCAAGCGGGCAGCCAAACGAGCCCAGCGCCGCCCGGCGAAGCGTTCGTAG
- a CDS encoding TatD family hydrolase: protein MIDTHAHLDQTEFDADRNAVLSAARAAGVEAVVVIGVSGASSAACVALAEQHPGFLYAAVGVQPNYTHEATDADWDLIVSLARSGRAVALGETGLDRYWTHVPIETQRVWFDRHLRLAQELNLPFVVHTRESDADVLEMLREAAARGPLRGVMHSFTGTAETAAECVALGLHISFAGMVTFKKSDALRQVAVTVPPDRILIETDSPYLSPHPLRGRRNEPAHLVHTATCLAAQRGVTVEAFDQQTTANARALFRLPG, encoded by the coding sequence ATGATCGACACGCACGCCCATCTGGACCAGACCGAGTTCGACGCCGATCGCAACGCCGTGCTGAGCGCGGCTCGGGCGGCCGGCGTCGAGGCCGTGGTCGTGATCGGCGTCTCGGGCGCCAGCAGCGCCGCCTGTGTGGCCCTGGCCGAGCAACATCCGGGCTTTTTGTACGCCGCGGTCGGCGTGCAACCGAACTATACGCACGAAGCCACCGACGCCGATTGGGACCTGATCGTGTCGCTGGCCCGCTCGGGTCGGGCGGTCGCCTTGGGCGAAACAGGGCTCGATCGCTACTGGACCCACGTGCCGATCGAAACGCAACGCGTCTGGTTCGATCGGCATCTGCGCCTGGCCCAGGAGTTGAACCTGCCGTTCGTCGTCCACACTCGCGAGAGCGACGCCGACGTGCTCGAGATGCTGCGCGAGGCGGCCGCCCGCGGGCCGTTGCGGGGTGTAATGCATTCGTTCACCGGCACGGCCGAGACGGCGGCCGAGTGCGTGGCCCTGGGGCTGCACATCAGCTTTGCCGGCATGGTGACGTTCAAAAAGTCGGACGCCCTGCGGCAAGTGGCCGTCACCGTGCCCCCAGATCGGATCCTGATCGAGACCGACAGCCCTTATCTTTCGCCCCACCCCTTGCGCGGCCGGCGGAACGAGCCGGCCCACCTGGTCCACACGGCGACGTGCCTGGCCGCTCAGCGCGGCGTGACGGTCGAAGCCTTCGACCAGCAAACGACGGCGAACGCCCGGGCATTGTTCCGGTTACCAGGGTAG
- a CDS encoding NADH-quinone oxidoreductase subunit N gives MNFYTFVNNLLRDTLDNSLPNFRPELVLCATIVAMLLVRMPRWGHKINSVCIALPGVAIALYYAAPWNFLAQGSSALEPVELFQGMLIYDTLTVYFRSVLLVFALLFLVFTWLSGIPDREDSPDFYTLVLGATIGMCLMASSNHLFVALLGIEMASVPSYALAGILKGRRRSSEAALKYSVYGAGAAGVMLYGISLLGGALGSLHLPTMAAQLAALSPETLAERQTVLMLGGLMVSVGLAFKLSAVPFHFWCPDVFEGAAAEVNAFLSVASKAAALALLVRIAIGFSVVPPSLVAESPQQEQVTLEANANAVGKVATAETSEAMGIQSAPGQKAARHFIAGLIALLAAVSCTFGNLAAYGQTNLKRLLAYSTIAHAGYMMMPVAAAVVFLGDNPDHVRQAVTAVCMYVGIYMFMNLGAFAVVAFLRNTMRSEEIADYGGLIKSSPGVVLCLATLLVSLIGLPPLAGFTAKFAAFAPLAAKMQTNAYDPLLMTLLVIGGLNTVISLFYYLRVVKIMTIDPAPEDRLPVSFSLISAEGVFVVAMTAPVVALGVGWDGLHRWAQAAAQAVLS, from the coding sequence GTGAATTTCTATACGTTCGTCAACAACCTGCTGCGCGACACGCTCGACAACTCGCTGCCGAACTTTCGGCCCGAGTTGGTGCTGTGCGCCACGATCGTGGCCATGCTGCTGGTTCGCATGCCCCGCTGGGGCCACAAGATCAACTCAGTGTGCATCGCCCTGCCCGGCGTGGCCATCGCTCTGTACTACGCCGCGCCGTGGAACTTTCTGGCGCAAGGGAGCAGCGCCCTTGAACCGGTCGAACTATTCCAAGGGATGCTGATCTACGACACGCTGACCGTTTACTTCCGCAGCGTGCTGCTGGTCTTTGCCTTGCTGTTCCTGGTCTTTACCTGGCTGTCGGGCATTCCCGATCGCGAGGACAGCCCCGACTTTTACACCTTGGTCCTCGGCGCGACGATCGGCATGTGCCTGATGGCGTCGTCGAACCATCTGTTCGTCGCCTTGCTGGGCATCGAGATGGCCAGCGTGCCGTCCTACGCCCTGGCCGGCATCCTGAAAGGCCGCCGGCGCAGCAGCGAAGCCGCCCTTAAGTACTCGGTCTACGGCGCGGGCGCGGCCGGCGTGATGCTGTACGGCATTAGCCTGCTGGGCGGCGCGCTCGGTTCGTTGCACTTGCCGACGATGGCCGCGCAACTGGCCGCCCTTTCGCCCGAGACGCTGGCCGAGCGGCAGACGGTGCTGATGCTGGGCGGATTGATGGTCTCGGTCGGGCTGGCGTTCAAACTGTCGGCCGTGCCGTTCCATTTCTGGTGCCCCGACGTCTTTGAAGGGGCCGCCGCCGAGGTGAACGCCTTCTTGTCCGTGGCGTCCAAGGCCGCCGCGCTGGCCCTGCTGGTCCGCATTGCCATCGGCTTCTCGGTGGTGCCGCCGTCGCTGGTCGCGGAATCGCCACAACAGGAACAAGTCACGCTCGAAGCCAACGCCAACGCCGTGGGCAAGGTCGCCACGGCCGAAACTTCGGAGGCGATGGGCATTCAAAGCGCCCCGGGTCAGAAAGCCGCTCGGCATTTCATCGCCGGGCTGATCGCGCTGCTGGCGGCGGTGAGCTGCACGTTTGGCAATCTGGCCGCGTATGGTCAAACGAACTTGAAGCGGCTGCTCGCGTATTCGACGATCGCCCATGCTGGTTACATGATGATGCCGGTCGCGGCGGCGGTCGTGTTCCTGGGAGACAACCCCGACCATGTGCGTCAAGCCGTCACGGCGGTTTGCATGTACGTCGGCATTTACATGTTCATGAATCTAGGGGCGTTCGCGGTCGTGGCGTTTTTGCGCAACACAATGCGCAGCGAGGAAATCGCCGACTACGGCGGACTGATCAAATCGTCGCCGGGCGTCGTGCTCTGCCTGGCCACGCTGCTGGTCAGTCTGATCGGCTTGCCGCCGCTGGCCGGCTTTACGGCCAAGTTCGCCGCCTTTGCGCCGCTGGCCGCCAAAATGCAAACCAACGCCTACGATCCGCTGTTGATGACCTTGCTGGTGATCGGCGGGTTGAACACCGTGATCAGCCTGTTCTACTACCTGCGAGTCGTGAAGATCATGACCATCGATCCCGCGCCCGAGGATCGCTTGCCGGTGAGCTTCTCGCTGATCTCGGCCGAAGGGGTGTTCGTCGTGGCCATGACCGCCCCGGTCGTCGCCCTGGGCGTGGGTTGGGACGGCTTGCACCGTTGGGCCCAGGCGGCCGCGCAGGCGGTCCTGTCGTAG
- a CDS encoding NADH-quinone oxidoreductase subunit M — MQSSFFLSLIVFLPALAALLLAFFPKSKPEAAKLFTILSTAVVFLLTLALILPAGGDLQFKQGVAELQDAFSLSWIPSFDIYYFMGLDGISLPLLLLTSFVSLLAAAASWNIDKHVKAYCMLFLLLETGMLGVFLALDFFLFYVFWEVMLLPMYFLIGVWGGPRRDYASIKFFLYTLLGSVFMLIAILMLYFNSDLRELSEVKGFDVDGPAWAQLHIHPSVTAQVKADGADPIHTFNIMALAKMGQHTDLFDGVIMPKGLLGTGLLAGHNLQWWSFLLLFIGFLIKVPGFPVHTWLPDAHVEAPTPISMILAGVLLKMGGYGILRICYPICPDAGYDLSMFVCAIGVISMIYGAFAALAQKDFKRLVAYSSVSHMGYVLLGIGVWSADQRWNFNSEYWAMGMNGAMFQMLAHGISSPGMFFLVGVVYDRVHHRNLDEFGGLFRIMPVYSGLAFGIFFAGLGLPGLCGFIGEVFVTLSVWNFSHTLAVLSAAVVILTAGYILWTLQRVYLGPEYKGPHGDHLTPMTPRELAIAAPLLALAIWFGVNPQAIFTYQTATVDKQAEDLATWTRDVKTPRLSAADEGKVETTDHKVPRHNEQAGVTLNIAGGTLVLNGQEGGTLQLDAGAIELNNQPR; from the coding sequence ATGCAATCGTCCTTCTTTTTGAGCTTGATTGTCTTTCTGCCGGCCCTGGCCGCCTTACTGTTGGCGTTCTTTCCCAAGAGCAAGCCCGAGGCCGCCAAGCTGTTCACCATTCTGAGCACCGCGGTGGTGTTTCTGCTGACGCTGGCGCTGATTCTGCCGGCGGGGGGCGACCTGCAATTCAAGCAGGGAGTGGCCGAGTTGCAAGACGCCTTCTCACTGAGCTGGATTCCCTCGTTCGACATTTACTACTTCATGGGTCTCGACGGCATCAGCCTGCCGCTGCTGCTGTTGACTTCGTTTGTCAGCTTGCTGGCCGCCGCCGCCAGTTGGAACATCGACAAGCACGTCAAAGCCTACTGCATGCTGTTCCTACTGCTCGAGACGGGCATGCTGGGCGTGTTTCTGGCGCTCGACTTCTTCCTGTTCTACGTGTTCTGGGAAGTGATGCTGCTGCCGATGTACTTCCTGATCGGCGTCTGGGGAGGCCCGCGCCGCGATTACGCTTCGATCAAGTTCTTCCTGTACACGCTATTGGGTAGCGTGTTCATGCTGATCGCGATCCTGATGCTCTACTTCAACAGCGACCTGCGCGAGCTGTCGGAAGTGAAGGGCTTTGACGTTGACGGTCCCGCTTGGGCGCAACTGCACATTCACCCCTCGGTCACGGCCCAGGTCAAAGCCGACGGCGCCGACCCGATTCACACCTTCAACATCATGGCGCTGGCCAAGATGGGGCAGCACACCGATCTGTTCGACGGCGTGATCATGCCCAAGGGGCTGCTGGGGACCGGTCTGCTGGCCGGCCACAACTTGCAGTGGTGGTCATTCCTGCTGTTGTTCATTGGCTTCTTGATCAAGGTGCCCGGCTTCCCGGTCCACACCTGGTTGCCCGACGCCCACGTCGAGGCGCCGACGCCGATCTCGATGATCCTGGCGGGCGTGCTCTTGAAGATGGGTGGCTACGGCATCCTCAGAATTTGCTACCCGATCTGCCCCGACGCCGGCTACGACTTGTCGATGTTCGTCTGTGCCATTGGCGTCATCAGCATGATCTACGGCGCGTTCGCCGCCTTGGCCCAGAAGGACTTTAAGCGGCTGGTGGCCTACAGCTCGGTCAGCCACATGGGCTACGTGCTGCTGGGCATCGGCGTGTGGAGCGCCGACCAGCGCTGGAACTTCAATTCGGAATACTGGGCCATGGGCATGAACGGCGCGATGTTCCAGATGCTGGCCCACGGCATCAGCTCGCCCGGCATGTTCTTCCTGGTCGGCGTGGTTTACGACCGCGTGCATCATCGCAATCTCGACGAGTTCGGCGGGCTGTTCCGGATCATGCCGGTCTACAGCGGCCTGGCCTTCGGCATTTTCTTCGCCGGCCTCGGCTTGCCCGGCTTGTGCGGGTTCATCGGCGAAGTCTTCGTCACGCTCAGCGTCTGGAACTTCAGCCACACCCTGGCCGTGCTGTCGGCCGCGGTGGTGATCCTGACCGCTGGCTACATCCTGTGGACGCTGCAGCGCGTGTACCTAGGCCCCGAGTACAAGGGTCCGCACGGCGACCATCTGACGCCGATGACGCCGCGCGAGCTGGCCATTGCCGCGCCGCTGTTGGCGTTGGCCATCTGGTTCGGCGTGAATCCGCAGGCGATCTTCACCTATCAGACCGCCACGGTCGACAAGCAGGCCGAGGATCTGGCCACCTGGACGCGCGACGTCAAGACGCCGCGCCTCTCGGCCGCCGACGAAGGCAAGGTCGAAACCACCGACCACAAGGTTCCTCGCCACAACGAACAGGCCGGCGTCACCTTGAACATTGCGGGCGGCACGCTCGTTTTGAACGGACAAGAGGGCGGAACCTTGCAACTCGACGCGGGCGCCATCGAACTCAACAATCAACCTCGCTAA